A single region of the Salvia miltiorrhiza cultivar Shanhuang (shh) chromosome 8, IMPLAD_Smil_shh, whole genome shotgun sequence genome encodes:
- the LOC130998585 gene encoding uncharacterized protein LOC130998585 has protein sequence MSVLKKHPAEITGTRKTYHFYGPIWALQIWSYEAIPRLGRACGARDTSFQMPRLVNWTTWKSASDFAHFFYADEDECHRTLEPVEEENDSWYLQTLRLPDPFSVRYHPGGKYAGLTEPLVPEPPPPVRPPPVQRSSSRAEPVPVRPPPVPRSSSRAEKARGKQPVHVERHRQMYADPTGSPSKRPRPQEFDDSGPRADPDADYWRRCDEDLIARVTESVTREQIRTVIPEVRRAIVDDDSEHGLVAKITRKVVAAVKDIFGGRSSSRKHRSSSSHASRHRHGSEEFDQPRPSHRRFTSHIPLLPQSTHVTSMQSRCVAYRTISP, from the exons ATGAGTGTGTTGAAGAAGCATCCCGCGGAGATTACCGGTACTAGGAAGACGTACCACTTCTATGGGCCCATATGGGCATTACAGATTTGGTCGTACGAGGCCATTCCGAGGTTGGGCCGCGCGTGTGGGGCTCGTGACACGAGCTTCCAGATGCCACGATTGGTCAACTGGACGACTTGGAAGTCGGCTTCTGACTTCGCCCACTTTTTTTATGCTGATGag GACGAGTGTCACCGGACACTCGAACCGGTCGAGGAGGAGAATGATTCATGGTATTTGCAGACTCTGAGGCTTCCCGACCCTTTTTCTGTACGATACCATCCTGGAGGGAAATATGCCGGCTTGACAGAGCCACTTGTACCGGAACCGCCTCCTCCTGTTAGGCCTCCTCCTGTGCAGAGGAGTAGCTCACGAGCAGAGCCTGTTCCTGTTAGGCCGCCTCCTGTGCCGAGGAGTAGCTCACGAGCAGAGAAGGCTCGTGGGAAGCAGCCTGTCCATGTTGAGCGGCATAGGCAGATGTATGCTGATCCGACTGGTAGCCCGTCGAAGCGGCCCAGGCCGCAGGAGTTCGATGATTCAGGGCCTCGAGCAGATCCAGATGCTGATTATTGGAGGCGATGTGACGAGGACTTGATTGCCCGTGTCACTGAGAGCGTGACACGGGAGCAGATCCGGACCGTGATCCCTGAGGTGCGGCGGGCGATTGTAGACGACGACTCCGAGCATGGACTGGTTGCCAAAATTACACGGAAGGTCGTGGCCGCTGTGAAGGATATCTTCGGTGGGCGATCTTCTTCGAGGAAGCATAGATCATCATCCAGCCATGCCAGTCGTCATAGACACGGGAGTGAGGAGTTCGACCAGCCGAGACCCAGTCACAGACGGTTTACATCTCACATTCCTCTACTACCTCAGTCAACTCATGTGACCTCGATGCAGTCGAGATGCGTCGCCTATCGAACCATTTCTCCATAA